Within the Malus sylvestris chromosome 4, drMalSylv7.2, whole genome shotgun sequence genome, the region TCTTCATCTTCGCTAATAACAAAGCGGTGTCGTACGATCACAACGTGGATAAAATCGTGAGGGAATATCCACCGTTGGATGGCGGCCCACGTAATTACCCGTCCGCCGGATCATCCGCAATGCTGGCGTTAGAAGGCGACTATTCAACGGCTGTGATTTTGGTTTGCGGCGGGGCCCCGTACGGCGCTTTCATCGAGAGGAGCACCGACACCCCGGCGCACGGTAGCTGCGGGCGCATCATAGCGACGTCGCCGGACCCGGTTTGGGAAATGGAGGACATGCCGTTCGGGAGGATTATGGGGGACATGGTCATGCTCCCAAGCGGCGACGTTTTGGTCATCAACGGAGCGCAAGCTGGGACCCAGGGCTTCGAGGCGGCATCCAACCCGTGCTTGTACCCGCTTCTTTACCGATCCGACCAGCCGGTCGGCTTGCGGTTCATGACTTTGAACCCGGGAACCGTGCCCCGATTGTACCACTCCACCGCGAATCTCTTACCCGATGGGCGGGTATTAATCGCCGGAAGCAATCCGCATTATTTCTACAGATTCGACGCCGAGTTTCCCACGGAGTTACGAATCGAAGCGTTTTCGCCCGAGTATTTGAGTCCGGACCGGGCGAATCTCCGACCCATTTTCGAGGGGATACCCGAAACGGTGCGCTACGGTGAGAGTTTTGACGTTTCGGTGTCGGTTCCGCTGTCCGTGGTGGGGGTTGTGGAGGTTAATTTGGGGAACGCGCCTTTTGCCACGCATTCGTTTTCGCAGGGTCAGCGGCTGGTCAAACTGGCTGTTACGCCGTCGGTGCCGGACGGTGAGGGGCGTTACAGGATTAGCTGTGTGGCGCCGCCGAATGGGATGGTTGCTCCGCCGGGTTATTACATGGCATTTGCGGTCAATCAGGGCGTGCCAAGTGTTGCGCGCTGGATACATCTGGTGTCTTGAtgtatgattttaatttttggttagAAAGTTCGTGGATGAATTAAATGTGGATAAGAACCGTAAAGCATTAATTGATATTTTGTTTCCTTTGGGCTGGTTGTCGGTAATTTGCTTGGATATCGGAGTTATTGGTAAGAAGATAAATGGAAATAGACTAGTTGGAGCTATAGAGATAACAAGCGGGAGAACACTACATACaggtaaaataaaattataaattgagAGCCTCTTAAATTAGTAGTTTTGTCCGGTGGCATCACTTGCACACAATCGAAGTCGGCTTTGAGAAAAAATTTGAACCCCTTTAATATAACAACGTAAGCGATTAGATTCCAAAGTGAAACAGGGAAGATTGGTGGTGTCTAATCCATTCATGAGCAGGGGAATAAATCAATGGAAAACGATATTTCTTATTCCCATAGTGGTTGTGAGTCCACACTTGTGGCAGATATGAAAATGAGACTGtagttctttttcttttttgggtaaTCAAAAGTTTAGGTGCCGGGGAGACTACCCAATCATAGGGTTATAATATACTACTatcatatgggcacacacaaagtgtgtgagaaaatttatttttgaaatagaaggggagaggaagagagtgatagagaatgtgggagtgggaagtttttttttttttttttttttttttaattaaagatatgttaggattacatgtaagtaagactttgaagaaaaaaaacagtaaaatttggttatgtgaaattacatttcttccctatatttcttattcatgttctgttttaattaaagggttaaactggtaatttcataggattttagttgacaatgagtgctttattaattagtaaagaTAAGACTCTTTGAGGACTTACAAAAATAGTCttaactctttttttttgtttggaaaattttatttgaacccatacaACTTCactttacacccaacttaaatctTAATTGTGAATTGTCTTCTTAGCCCTATTGTGTAATTACcatcaagtacaagatgaaataaacacaaaaatcaaaatttaccaATAAACCCACATTCAATAATAACACCCTTACAATCACGCAATAATTCTTTTACGTTATGTTTTGGTTAAAACCCTACGACgttgttaaaaagaaaaataagctCTTTTTGATGAATGGATgataattttgaagttttagATTCTCCAAATAAAGTATGAATCAATTTacgttaattttttatttgatttcaaatctttatttttaggcTTTAGTAGCAGTTTTATACTGCCTCCAAATAGGGTTGAAATCAAGGATAATAAAGGTGGATGATGTATTTTCTggtattttgtttttctgccACCACATGTTCTAGTTTTTTCAAAGATCCATATATATGGCTAATCATCTTTACCAAGGATCACCTTGGAGACAAGTTTTAGTGGTAGTGTCCCGATAAATATATGTCAGAACTGAATCTTTCTTGTTAAGAAGGAATAGCCATCACTCGAAgagaaaattgaaatcaaataatTGAACTGGGTAATTATACTTGGTAAAATCTCATTGAAACAATAACTTGCTCATAACATTAGGTGCGAAAGAAACCACACAATAACCCAATCCAATTTTCTCATAATTCTCCACTAATTCAACCTTTAAATCACTGCACTCTATATGATTGGAAAATGCTAAATTTCTGCATactaaaaatattttgaatacaTCAACGCTTGGGTTGGTTAGGTGAAGAAAATGAGCAATGTGAAATATGCAACAAAAGAAGGATTAAACACAAGACAAATATGTAAGATATATTGTTCTCTTTATGTTTTAATGAGTTGTAGAAAattgattttgtgtttttatttattaatgggTGTAAACATAAACTTAcctattgaattgggtttgtgagggtagtttaagtaataaatttgggtttagagAGATATTGAtggtttaattaaaatttatatgggtgtaaagagtaagttgggtgttgttgatgcacaaaatcagtgaggactttagtacaacagaaagtattaagtttgtgaccttcgctagattgctccggtcactagtgtggataagtatgtaaatggatagggatagggaagcaaacacaagatgtacgtggttcacccagattggctacgtccacggagtagaggagttctcattaattgtgaaggtttacacaagtacttaggttcaagctctcctttagtgagtactagtgaatgatttagtacaaatgacattcggaaatattgtgagagaatgatctttatttatagaaaagaattagtagtttcattctgacattgacatgtgtcgtgttgtgattggcttctgatgttgacacgtgtcgcgctatgattgacttctgatgtcgacacgtgttgcgctgtgattggcctcctggttggagggaaactcttctgggtccttaacggtataacgttgaccggtgctcagtagtttctggattggtcaagtatggtacaaacagtgctcccctaagttcccaagtgagggacgctcctcggttggggacttgcaagatccaagccattgagtaatcacgaaacttctaaataccgaagtgtggtatcactttcacttgccttatctgtctcatatatagatgtgacatcttctctggaagtacttttactccatccaggggtggtatctttaaccgatgaagatgcacaaggtaatgtatcaatttcacttgaagcttacttgtagtttcgggcttggtcaagtgtgatacaaaccctatagtaggagtcccccaagtcgccgagctaggagatttgtcgaatgaggtaacagacaaggtaagcaatcagacttccaagcaagcaacctggattggaggtttgacttcggcttccggttgattgttttccttctccttgtgtcgtaaacagcaacaaggataaggagaatcaaatggagaagagataatatgagatacttttgattttgaagaagtaactttccataggcttattcttgaactaggctggagggttttctggtttcctctagagtataaggccgactcaagaatttgagggtcaaaacaagtctatcaaatctaaagtacgttcgaccctgatgatatgggatacttttgctgttgacaaagtagtggatgtatcggcatgtattctgttacgcttgtcttcacatgcttccttgtatctttctcacttgccctatctgttcctcaaacagatgtggtatcttttctgaaagcataagatgttgaagatgagtacttgggAGCAttgccaagtaagtaatcaaGCAAGAGGTTCcgggcagtcagttcctgactggaagcttgattccaagtgctgactgattgctctctttctatttgtcttgcaggtaagaacaaggccaaaggaaaagacagggaaaaagcatgatatgggatactcttgcttttaaccctgatgatatgagatactcttgctctggtgtggcttgtttgcagaggtattatcggggggaaaaaaagctgagtatttcgagagactctactgagagtgccctctcagatgtgaagaaaagttgagcattttttatttatttgcaggtctgcctggctgtggaggatagaagtcgacatatataagagtctccctaacaacaagtagtagtgatattcctttacccttcttggtcataacaatgtagtgggagctgcaagcttcacgtgtttcaactttgtcagagcactttgaaaaagttgtctgtggtatttggaaagctgatgttgcgtgtgaagattgcagacaagtttTTTCCaaagaaatctggctctcgaagttcagagaacGGTGATTCTTCGGtattcaaacaagcaatcctgtcagggatctggctctcgagattcagagaacggtgtcGCTTCGATTTTTgcgaaagcaatcttgttgggagtctgactcttgagattcggagagtagtgtctctttgatttttaataaagtaatcctgttgggagtctggctctcgagattcggagggcggcgctttttcgatttttaagcacgtaatcctgttgggagtctagctctcgagattcgaatagcagtgtctcttcaatttttgagaaagtaatcctgttgggagtctggctctcgagattaggAGGGCGGTGCCTatcaatttttgagcacgtaatcctgttgggagtttggctctcgagattcaaagagcgatgtctcttcgatttttgagaaagtaatcctattaggagtctggctctctagATTCgaaaggcggtgcctcttcgatttttgagcaagcaatcttg harbors:
- the LOC126619558 gene encoding aldehyde oxidase GLOX; this encodes MPPVSQQWLLLLLISTVLTVFARADLPGTWELLVQNAGLASMHTAVTRFNTVVLLDRTNIGPSRKMLRRGHCRNDPYDAVLKLDCYAHSVLFDLQTKQIRPLMIQTDTWCSSGQFLPDGTLLQTGGDLDGVKKIRKFVPCEATGSCDWVELADVELANGRWYATNQILPDGSVAIVGGRAANTVEYYPPRKGAVALNFLADVEDNQMDNLYPYVHLLPNGHLFIFANNKAVSYDHNVDKIVREYPPLDGGPRNYPSAGSSAMLALEGDYSTAVILVCGGAPYGAFIERSTDTPAHGSCGRIIATSPDPVWEMEDMPFGRIMGDMVMLPSGDVLVINGAQAGTQGFEAASNPCLYPLLYRSDQPVGLRFMTLNPGTVPRLYHSTANLLPDGRVLIAGSNPHYFYRFDAEFPTELRIEAFSPEYLSPDRANLRPIFEGIPETVRYGESFDVSVSVPLSVVGVVEVNLGNAPFATHSFSQGQRLVKLAVTPSVPDGEGRYRISCVAPPNGMVAPPGYYMAFAVNQGVPSVARWIHLVS